The sequence below is a genomic window from Ciceribacter thiooxidans.
CGTAAGCGTCAGCCGGCGAACCGCGTCGGGATCGCCTATTCCATAGCCCGTCAGCGCTTGAATCGCGTTGCGGCAGAGATTGTGGATCACCCGGAACAACTGCTCGCTATCGGCGTCCACCTCGATGTCGGCAGCCACCATGTCGATGAACTCGATGTCGCTTTCGGGGTCGATGGCAAGGATGTCCCGCACCTCCTGGCACAGGGCGGCAAGCTGAATCCGGCGCCGGCGCGGCTCGGCCTCAGCCGCCTGGCCGTAAGCCAGGACTTCTCTCGTATAGCCGACAGCCCGATCGATCGTCCGAAGGAGTTTCGGAGCGAAACTCTTGACCATGGGGTCGTCCACGTCAGCGAGCCGGTCCGACATGAGTTGCGCGGAGGCCAGAATGTTGCGCATGTCGTGGTTGATCTTGGAAACGGCCAGGCCGAGATCGACGAGGTTCTTCTGCTGCTTGAGGGTCCTGTGCAACTGCTCCTGCATCATCGACAGGTGCCGCGAGGCGACCGCCAGCTCGTCGCTGCCCTTGTCCGGCAGCAGGATTCGCGCGGGGTCTTCGGGGTCTGCGGTGAATTCCCGCATGCTGCACGTGAGACGCCGGACCGGGCGGATCATCATCCGGTTGATGGCGAGATAGATGAGTACGCCTGTAATCACCGAGATGATCAGGGAGACCGTGACAAGATACCTCGCGAAGGAGAGCATCGCCTTGTGCAGACTCGCCTCGGAGAGGACGACCTCGATTTCCATGTCGCTTTCGCCGACGGGTCCATAAACGCGCAGGATGCGGTCGCCGCCGAAGAACAGCGTGTAGAAGGCATCGCTGACGGAGCGGAGCGGATCGACATTGGCCAAGTCGAACTGGGCGTCGACCTTCGGCGGCATGTTGTCGACGACGAGGAGACGCGAGGTTCCGTCCTTGCGCAAAACGATGGCCTTGGTGCCCGTCGCCATCAACGCCTCATCCTGCAGCGCCCGCGGCAACTTAATGGGCTGCAGTCCGTCGATTACCACGCTGGCCGCAGCCGCGGTCCGCAACCGATCCTCCAGCCAGCGCAAGCGCATCGTTGCAATCGAAGGCGCGAAGATCAACACCTCAGCAAGCAATACGAAGACGATCGTGAGCCAGAGGAGTT
It includes:
- a CDS encoding ATP-binding protein, with amino-acid sequence MPDEVRMRPDEGGPKPAIVPGFFQGLSGKLLWLTIVFVLLAEVLIFAPSIATMRLRWLEDRLRTAAAASVVIDGLQPIKLPRALQDEALMATGTKAIVLRKDGTSRLLVVDNMPPKVDAQFDLANVDPLRSVSDAFYTLFFGGDRILRVYGPVGESDMEIEVVLSEASLHKAMLSFARYLVTVSLIISVITGVLIYLAINRMMIRPVRRLTCSMREFTADPEDPARILLPDKGSDELAVASRHLSMMQEQLHRTLKQQKNLVDLGLAVSKINHDMRNILASAQLMSDRLADVDDPMVKSFAPKLLRTIDRAVGYTREVLAYGQAAEAEPRRRRIQLAALCQEVRDILAIDPESDIEFIDMVAADIEVDADSEQLFRVIHNLCRNAIQALTGYGIGDPDAVRRLTLTAQRVGSVVSITIDDTGPGMPRKARENLFAAFRGAARSGGTGLGLAIARELVLAHGGTIALVEKPGAGTLFRIEIPDRPVALDDWRARA